The following coding sequences lie in one Tichowtungia aerotolerans genomic window:
- a CDS encoding PAS domain-containing protein, protein MTKTKFLRKKQLLKLVDRLPGTIYQYREWPDGRSCFPYSTRAIEAIFFTSPRVLSKDASFAWEKIEPDCRQTIRETLEHSAKHLKEFEATFQTRSPQDRLHWFHTHAIPERLRDGSTLWHGYMEDITAEHKAEEAAKQKAAMLEFIFENLPDQIYYMDRQSRILDVNPACCKHHARSAREMIGKTDLDLYPSEIGRNLYEEEQALMSRGKLLREREKHVGENGETLFLESVKYPLRDPSGEVIGLAGISRDITRQVHDEKAILDAKTEAEKNAALIQAIFESLPDHVYYKDAQARVLGGNQAWIKARGAKSIEELIGKTDLELHPAPLGQQLYENELYQIKTGETTRVRERHMDPDGKVIYMESIKSPLKDHDGTIIGLVGISRDITKQVNNERQLIIAQQEAEEANKAKSSFLAMMSHEIRTPMNGVIGASSLLLGTGLSDQQEELVHTIQVSGENLMTIINDILDYSKIEAGKIELEAVSFSLRECIENAFDLFVQPAARKNLELLYCVDPDVPQRLTGDPTRLRQIIVNLIGNAIKFTEKGEVDLHVHTLTINENKNLCQLQFSVRDTGIGISKDAQKKLFRSFTQADASSTRKYGGTGLGLAISRRLTELMGGKIWIESAEQQGSTFHFTIELPIAQADQKPRARIHAQNLHGKRILIVDDNETNRSILRAQIEQWGAQPQTFAYPEQVLSHLKQVAPYDIILLDYQMPIMNGTTLAKAIYDLPDYPPVPIIILSSSYENIPAHPSIQARMAKPIRVDKLHRQMLLLLDKRSDTEEESLLTGTHIRPKKTNPLHILVAEDNPINQRVIKMMLQRLGYENTVFVENGQEAVAAVLDADYDVILMDVQMPQMSGLEATQAIRKYTENETKPWVIALTAGVMEDERKKIILAGMNELLAKPLGVDQLEEKLDAICSRIKND, encoded by the coding sequence TCTTTCGCTTGGGAAAAGATTGAACCCGACTGCAGACAGACAATTCGTGAGACTCTCGAACACTCGGCAAAACATCTGAAGGAATTCGAAGCCACCTTTCAGACCCGGTCTCCTCAGGACCGGCTGCATTGGTTCCATACGCACGCCATCCCGGAACGTCTGCGAGACGGAAGCACCCTCTGGCACGGCTACATGGAAGATATTACCGCGGAACACAAGGCCGAAGAGGCGGCCAAGCAAAAAGCGGCAATGCTCGAGTTCATCTTTGAGAACCTGCCGGATCAGATTTATTACATGGACCGGCAGTCCCGGATTCTTGACGTCAATCCCGCCTGCTGCAAGCACCATGCCCGCTCCGCCCGCGAAATGATCGGGAAAACCGACCTTGATTTGTACCCGAGCGAAATCGGCCGCAACCTCTACGAAGAGGAACAGGCCCTGATGAGTCGAGGAAAGCTGCTTCGCGAACGCGAAAAACATGTTGGCGAGAATGGAGAAACCCTTTTCCTGGAATCTGTAAAATATCCCCTGCGTGATCCATCGGGTGAAGTCATCGGACTGGCCGGAATTTCCCGGGACATCACCAGGCAGGTACATGATGAAAAAGCCATTCTGGACGCAAAGACAGAAGCCGAAAAGAATGCGGCTCTGATTCAGGCCATTTTTGAAAGTCTGCCGGATCATGTGTACTACAAAGATGCTCAGGCCCGAGTCCTGGGCGGCAACCAGGCATGGATCAAAGCCCGTGGAGCGAAATCGATTGAGGAGCTGATCGGGAAAACGGATCTGGAACTTCATCCGGCCCCGCTCGGTCAGCAGCTGTATGAGAACGAGCTCTACCAGATCAAAACCGGGGAAACGACCCGGGTTCGGGAACGGCACATGGACCCGGACGGGAAAGTCATCTACATGGAATCCATCAAAAGTCCTCTGAAAGACCACGACGGAACCATTATCGGATTGGTCGGTATCAGCCGCGACATAACCAAACAGGTCAACAATGAACGGCAACTGATTATTGCTCAGCAGGAAGCGGAAGAGGCTAATAAAGCCAAAAGCTCATTCCTGGCCATGATGAGCCACGAAATCCGAACGCCGATGAACGGCGTCATCGGAGCATCCAGTCTGCTGCTGGGAACCGGGCTCTCAGACCAGCAGGAAGAGTTGGTGCACACCATTCAGGTCAGCGGGGAAAACCTGATGACCATCATCAATGACATCCTCGATTATTCAAAAATTGAGGCCGGAAAAATTGAACTCGAAGCCGTCTCCTTCTCTCTGCGAGAGTGCATTGAAAATGCATTCGATTTATTTGTGCAGCCTGCCGCCAGAAAAAATCTTGAACTGCTGTACTGTGTGGACCCGGATGTACCGCAAAGACTGACAGGAGATCCCACCCGACTGCGCCAGATTATTGTAAACCTAATTGGCAACGCTATTAAGTTTACCGAAAAAGGTGAAGTTGATCTTCATGTGCACACACTGACGATTAATGAAAACAAAAATCTCTGTCAACTGCAGTTCTCCGTGCGCGACACCGGCATCGGAATTTCAAAGGACGCCCAGAAAAAACTGTTTCGGTCATTCACCCAGGCAGATGCATCCAGCACGCGCAAATATGGCGGAACCGGGCTGGGACTGGCCATCAGCCGTCGACTGACCGAATTAATGGGCGGCAAAATATGGATAGAAAGCGCCGAACAGCAGGGCAGCACATTTCACTTTACCATCGAACTACCCATCGCTCAGGCCGATCAGAAACCAAGGGCCCGAATCCACGCGCAGAACCTTCATGGAAAGCGCATCTTAATTGTCGATGACAACGAAACCAACCGGAGCATCCTCCGCGCCCAGATTGAGCAATGGGGTGCACAGCCTCAAACCTTCGCTTATCCCGAACAGGTGCTGTCCCATCTCAAGCAGGTCGCGCCATACGACATCATCCTGCTCGACTATCAGATGCCGATCATGAATGGCACAACACTGGCAAAAGCGATCTACGACCTGCCGGATTACCCGCCAGTGCCGATTATTATCCTCAGCAGCTCGTATGAAAACATACCGGCTCATCCATCCATTCAGGCCCGCATGGCCAAACCTATACGGGTAGACAAGCTGCACCGCCAAATGCTGCTGCTGCTCGACAAACGATCAGATACAGAAGAAGAATCACTTCTAACCGGCACGCACATTCGCCCAAAGAAAACCAATCCGCTTCACATCCTGGTGGCAGAGGATAATCCCATTAATCAGCGGGTTATAAAAATGATGCTTCAACGACTCGGATACGAAAATACGGTCTTTGTTGAAAACGGACAGGAAGCTGTCGCCGCTGTTTTAGATGCTGACTACGACGTGATATTAATGGATGTGCAAATGCCGCAAATGAGCGGTCTGGAAGCCACCCAGGCCATCCGGAAATATACTGAGAATGAGACCAAACCATGGGTCATTGCCTTAACCGCCGGAGTTATGGAAGACGAACGCAAGAAAATCATTCTGGCCGGAATGAATGAGCTTCTTGCCAAACCGCTGGGAGTGGATCAGCTGGAAGAAAAACTAGATGCCATCTGTTCCCGAATTAAAAATGACTGA